One window from the genome of Mugil cephalus isolate CIBA_MC_2020 chromosome 23, CIBA_Mcephalus_1.1, whole genome shotgun sequence encodes:
- the LOC125001149 gene encoding FERM and PDZ domain-containing protein 4-like isoform X2 — MDMFGFSKMPKLSGHKNKASGWPPPGPGSWGGLQGPPYTWDAMNNSREARDCLTNQVSQSSSLEEVHLDGFPPAPRLVEMRRDPVLGFGFVAGSEKPVVVRSVTPGGPSEGKLLPGDEIIMINDEPVSSAPRERVIDLVRSCKESIVLTVVQPYPSPKSAFISAAKKAMLKSNPVKVRFAEENPVKDNSLLFMPNVLKVYLENGQTKSFRFDSSTSIKEVILTLQEKLSIKCIEHFSLMLEQRTEGSGSKLLLLHEQEMLTQVTQRPGCDKMKCFFRISFVPRDPVELLRRDAVAFEYLYVQSCNDVVLERFGPELKYDAALRLAALQMYILTMTTRQSQKVSLKYIQKEWGLPLFLPPAVLSSMKEKNIKKALTHILKTNQNLVPPGKKLTALQAKVHYLRYLSELRLYGGREFKSILLQGEKQTEVTLLVGPRYGISHVINTRTNLVALLADFSHVNRIEILTEDETNVRLELHVLDVRPITLIMESSDAMNLACLTAGYYRLLVDSRRSIFSMAHCNSTGGDDPCQDRVLEWPYSTSLGDSEEPAPSQGELYNRDSEYLDRGQRENSISPYFHEPQNPERDLGARRSPLPPPLPPATRHKPQDSPRSAKVSFIFGGNPPLNKPKILGYERLLESPEVPEHRPPYLHNNTDFQQQDRVPFQFSDLTHVYSNIITEEGGEEPLLRDLFYRDTTDDAEDDDDGSCEEDSTGGTPVGDDRRDDCDNQGGGLPTAAGKATFLTLSGSTDDIIDLTSLPPPEGDDGLDDDEDDTLLQTLNLAIAAPPPGFRDSSDEDAAPEGRPLSTCDHDDIPVSLIDAVPTHEEAEGSRGGERRLENAVVSSLQALEALSVSEQRPPPPPPPPSGNNPGVYTSRGFSPESSSDSGNETNSSEMTEISELAATHRLSESHMRLLVATREGYQPLLEEKTEFPVSPSTGGTIQKKARSPTRHLQPPAVPPRRSPQLDTASSGPDSFEARSQTNLPATLQRPSSTTPGGKHNKKSADSSGKYNTFSTREGHRGESSRSYIDFDQRTSFCEGDESQRRQISFLEENSVAEAIGANNLPRDHQRSPRPSSSASDRLLDANVGDCGADNRAASVEQDEHLVVASLMSPAKKSRSGGSDQGSDVQSDHPPISRQQSIARLCEYHLAKRISSLQGEAHSSLQGSLCSSLDAGGSTNSSACGTPTDSPLGPGVVESKHHHLQRHPLSSSSSSLLRVLNYEDNKPGTPLGIPGQGTQGKDLHPHADPALLRKMLPNIHTHSGAPEPGRPSSATPPKNKDSTGTGSKRSHNDLHAKQQACLKGLNQKEGTEAYRQLINYLTVSQMHQGGKLHSAGMGGAVKKDTRRFITSNPQLVEMVKNRGNTVARCPCMPSSISSPYLSPNSVNPNSATMQLANKNSHPYHSATLPAKLKRSPDTHGLRPNESFDFRQANAERRSSFSGLEGELERSGMDPEHFLSVYKKEGCISRDGAFISVGNRAGGGTTNRLPPRSRSQPNSTTEDWFMSDPRSKHAARQSSHPRPNDSLCYSAASSSMSLGRGDHPSAFSRQASAGSRVCITSPTPNQQPPPPPPPPPPPPLSLPMQANSSSSNSGYTQDSIHCRQNHIQAVTPTLAQTDPFSNSLQRGRELKRSSSNVTASSGSVEVLFEKPTRSRSQQPLSLSPSVHQQGDNKVQRRPTRKRLSKSYSQGSVSSHTTCWSTSSKVDSRRASVAFPLQKDTNRHMKGSQKLDTSPWRCNGPFSYCFFKRKCEGEEDDEWERPRRSRVGIDDGTSASAILPCGSVVDAAGEQLYGEVLNNMSFSDRLARINALKDRMYGFPSGFTDVRRDASELIALVRSSVGRCDRGVQMPIQDVSQYKQLLSVESKELGRACRRMAQAHSSPEEMLLAVTCSFQVLCCLCEACMCLVRGLGASASHQQREVVAKVDEVVMNYICLLKAAEAATVGAPGELSVKALVRHSSTMSAIANALTRSLKTLLSK, encoded by the exons CCATAAGAACAAAGCGTCGGGCTGGCCTCCCCCTGGTCCCGGCTCCTGGGGCGGACTCCAGGGGCCCCCGTACACCTGGGACGCCATGAACAACTCCAGGGAGGCGCGGGACTGCCTCACCAA CCAAGTGTCCCAGAGCAGCTCCCTGGAGGAGGTCCACCTGGACGGGTTCCCGCCCGCCCCTCGCCTGGTGGAGATGAGACGGGACCCCGTCTTGGGCTTTGGATTCGTGGCAGGCAGTGAGAAACCGGTGGTGGTCCGCTCCGTCACACCAG gtggtcCGTCAGAGGGGAAGCTGCTGCCAGGCGACGAGATCATCATGATCAACGATGAACCCGTCAGTTCTGCTCCTAGAGAACGGGTCATCGATCTGGTCAG GAGCTGCAAAGAATCCATCGTGTTGACTGTTGTTCAACCGTATCCT TCCCCTAAATCAGCGTTCATCAGTGCAGCCAAAAAAGCCATGCTCAAGTCCAATCCGGTCAAAGTGCGCTTTGCTGAGGAG AACCCGGTGAAGGACAATTCTCTTCTGTTCATGCCAAATGTCCTGAAGGTCTACCTGGAGAACGGGCAGACCAAGTCTTTTCGCTTCGACAGCAGCACCTCTATCaag GAAGTGATCCTGACGCTGCAGGAGAAGCTGTCAATCAAATGCATCGAGCACTTCTCCCTCATGTTGGAGCAGAGGACCGAAGGCTCTGGAAGCAAACTGCTTCTCCTGCACGAACAGGAGATGCTTACTCAG GTGACCCAGAGGCCTGGCTGTGACAAGATGAAGTGTTTCTTTCGAATCAGCTTCGTGCCCCGGGACCCCGTGGAGCTGCTGCGGCGGGACGCCGTGGCATTTGAATACCTCTATGTTCAG AGTTGCAACGACGTGGTGTTGGAACGGTTCGGCCCCGAGCTGAAGTACGATGCCGCGCTGCGATTGGCCGCGCTGCAGATGTACATCCTCACCATGACAACCAGACAGAGTCAGAAGGTGTCCCTCAAATATATCCA gaaggagtggGGTCTGCCGCTGTTCCTGCCTCCCGCCGTGCTGTCCAGcatgaaggagaaaaacatcaaGAAGGCCCTGACGCACATCCTCAAAACTAACCAGAACCTCGTGCCTCCAGGGAAAAAG CTGACTGCTTTGCAGGCCAAGGTGCATTATCTGAGGTACCTCAGTGAACTCAGACTGTACGGAGGGAGGGAGTTCAAATCAATACTTTTG CAAGgtgagaaacagacagaggtgACGCTGTTAGTGGGACCACGTTACGGCATCAGTCACGTCATCAACACCCGCACCAACCTAGTCGCCCTGTTGGCCGACTTCAGCCATGTCAACCGCATCGAGATCCTCACTGAGGATGAGACCAACGTCCGGCTGGAGCTGCACGTTCTGGATGTCAGG cCCATCACACTGATCATGGAGTCCAGTGACGCAATGAACTTGGCGTGTCTAACAGCAGGCTACTATCGCCTCCTAGTGGACTCAAGGAGATCTATATTCAGCATGGCCCACTGCAACAGCACAGGAGGGGACGACCCTT GTCAGGATCGCGTCCTGGAGTGGCCGTACAGCACATCTTTGGGGGACAGCGAGGAGCCGGCACCCAGCCAGGGAGAGCTCTACAACAGGGACTCTGAGTATTtagacagaggtcagagggaaAACAGCATTTCCCCTTACTTCCACGAACCCCAAAACCCGGAGAGAGATCTCGGGGCACGGAGAAGCCCgttgcctcctcctcttccaccggCCACCAGACACAAACCTCAAGACTCACCTCGGAGCGCCAAAGTGTCATTTATCTTTGGGGGGAACCCGCCGTTGAACAAGCCTAAGATCTTAGGCTATGAGAGGCTGTTGGAGAGCCCTGAGGTACCAGAGCACAGACCCCCCTACTtgcacaacaacacagactttCAGCAGCAGGACAGAGTGCCATTCCAGTTCAGCGATCTCACACACGTGTACAGTAATATTATAACTGAGGAAGGCGGTGAGGAGCCACTGCTGAGGGACCTGTTTTATCGCGACACGACAGACGATGCAGAGGACGACGACGATGGCTCTTGTGAAGAGGACTCCACTGGGGGCACGCCGGTGGGAGACGACAGACGAGACGACTGCGACAACCAAGGAGGTGGTTTGCCCACGGCGGCCGGCAAAGCCACTTTCCTCACGCTCTCCGGCTCCACCGATGACATCATCGACCTGACGTCGCTGCCCCCTCCCGAGGGGGACGACGGCCTGGACGACGACGAAGACGACACGCTGCTGCAGACGCTCAACCTCGCAATCGCGGCCCCGCCGCCAGGCTTTCGGGACAGTTCGGACGAGGACGCCGCGCCCGAGGGGAGGCCTCTGAGCACGTGCGACCATGATGATATCCCGGTGTCGTTAATTGACGCAGTGCCCACTCACGAGGAGGCGGAAGGGagcaggggaggagagaggaggctggAGAATGCAGTCGTGAGTTCTCTACAGGCACTGGAGGCTCTTTCAGTGTCAGAACAGAGGcctccaccgccgccaccaccacccagCGGTAACAATCCAG GTGTTTACACATCTCGTGGCTTTAGCCCAGAGTCATCCTCAGATTCTGGCAACGAGACGAACTCCTCGGAGATGACGGAAATCTCTGAATTAGCTGCTACTCACAGGCTCAGCGAGAGCCACATGCGTCTCCTGGTGGCCACAAGGGAAGGATACCAACCTTTACttgaagagaaaacagaattCCCCGTCTCTCCCAGTACGGGGGGGACAATACAGAAGAAAGCCCGGAGCCCAACGCGGcacctccagcctccagctgtTCCTCCGAGGCGGAGCCCCCAGTTGGACACCGCATCGTCGGGGCCTGACAGCTTTGAGGCAAGGTCCCAGACCAATCTCCCAGCCACCCTCCAGCGCCCAAGTTCTACTACTCCAGGAGGCAAGCACAATAAAAAATCTGCCGACTCGAGTGGAAAGTATAACACCTTCAGCACAAGGGAAGGACATCGAGGTGAGAGCAGTCGCAGCTATATTGACTTTGATCAGCGTACATCGTTCTGCGAGGGAGATGAAAGTCAAAGAcggcagatttcttttttagagGAAAATTCTGTAGCCGAGGCCATTGGAGCGAACAACCTCCCTCGAGACCATCAGAGAAGCCCGCGTCCTTCTTCCTCGGCCTCTGATCGCCTCTTAGATGCCAACGTGGGAGACTGTGGTGCCGATAACAGGGCTGCATCTGTTGAGCAAGATGAGCATCTAGTTGTAGCGTCGCTGATGTCCCCAGCCAAAAAATCCAGATCAGGAGGTTCCGACCAGGGATCGGACGTACAAAGTGACCATCCGCCAATTTCAAGACAACAGAGCATTGCACGGTTGTGTGAGTATCATCTCGCGAAAAGGATTTCGAGTTTGCAAGGAGAAGCCCACAGTTCCCTGCAGGGCTCTTTGTGTTCATCACTGGATGCTGGGGGCAGCACGAACAGTAGCGCCTGTGGCACCCCAACTGACTCGCCGCTTGGCCCCGGTGTGGTTGAATCCAAACACCACCATTTGCAAAGGCACCCGCTTTCTAGTTCCTCATCCTCATTACTCAGGGTGCTAAACTATGAAGACAACAAACCGGGAACTCCTCTCGGCATCCCTGGCCAGGGCACTCAGGGAAAAGACCTCCACCCTCATGCAGACCCTGCCCTCCTACGAAAAATGCTTCCCAATATTCACACTCACTCTGGAGCGCCGGAACCAGGCCGACCCTCCTCAGCCACGCCTCCTAAGAATAAAGATAGCACAGGAACTGGAAGTAAGAGGTCCCACAATGACCTGCATGCTAAGCAACAAGCCTGTTTAAAAGGGCTGAACCAGAAAGAAGGCACTGAGGCCTACAGGCAACTGATCAACTATCTAACAGTCAGCCAGATGCACCAAGGAGGGAAGCTGCACAGTGCAGGCATGGGAGGCGCAGTGAAAAAGGACACTCGGCGATTTATCACGAGCAACCCTCAGCTTGTGGAAATGGTTAAGAACAGGGGGAACACCGTTGCTCGCTGCCCATGTATGCCTTCTTCCATTTCATCCCCGTACCTCAGCCCAAATTCAGTAAACCCTAACTCTGCCACCATGCAGCTGGCAAATAAAAACTCACATCCCTACCATTCGGCGACACTTCCCGCTAAACTCAAGAGAAGTCCTGACACGCATGGTCTGAGACCAAATGAGAGTTTTGATTTCAGGCAGGCTAATGCCGAGAGGAGGAGCTCCTTCTCTGGTCTGGAAGGTGAGTTAGAGAGGAGTGGTATGGACCCAGAGCACTTTCTGTCAGTATACAAGAAGGAAGGCTGTATCAGCCGTGATGGCGCATTTATTTCAGTGGGAAACCGGGCAGGTGGAGGTACCACTAACCGTCTCCCACCCCGCTCAAGAAGTCAGCCAAATAGCACTACGGAAGACTGGTTCATGTCTGACCCAAGGTCAAAACATGCAGCTCGTCAGTCTTCTCATCCTCGGCCTAATGATTCACTCTGTTATTCTGCCGCCTCCAGCAGCATGTCACTAGGAAGGGGAGATCACCCATCAGCTTTTAGCAGGCAGGCATCTGCTGGCAGTCGAGTTTGTATTACATCTCCAACGCCCAACCAacaacctcctccacctcctcccccaccacctcctcctcccttgtcTCTGCCCATGCAAGCCAACTCTAGCTCCAGCAACTCAGGATACACGCAAGACTCCATCCATTGCCGGCAGAACCACATTCAGGCTGTTACCCCTACTCTGGCGCAGACCGATCCCTTCAGCAATAGCCTCCAGCGGGGGCGAGAGCTCAAGCGCAGCTCCAGCAATGTGACTGCTAGTTCTGGTAGTGTGGAAGTATTGTTCGAGAAGCCCACCCGAAGCCGGAGCCAGCAGCCGTTGTCGCTGTCGCCGTCCGTGCACCAGCAAGGTGACAACAAAGTCCAGCGGAGACCAACAAGGAAGCGACTCTCCAAGAGCTACTCCCAAGGCTCGGTATCTTCCCACACTACGTGCTGGTCTACAAGCAGCAAGGTGGACAGCAGAAGGGCGTCGGTGGCATTTCCATTACAAAAAGACACTAATAGACACATGAAGGGCTCTCAAAAACTAGACACTAGTCCATGGAGATGCAATGGGCCCTTTAGCTACTGCTTCTTTAAACGCAAGTGTGAAGGTGAAGAGGATGATGAATGGGAGAGGCCCAGACGAAGCCGAGTGGGGATCGATGACGGTACCAGTGCGTCAGCCATATTACCCTGTGGCTCAGTGGTCGATGCTGCTGGGGAGCAGCTGTACGGAGAGGTTCTCAATAACATGAGCTTCAGTGACCGCCTGGCGCGAATCAACGCACTCAAGGACCGCATGTACGGCTTCCCTTCCGGCTTCACCGACGTCCGCCGAGATGCCAGTGAGCTCATTGCACTGGTGAGATCCAGCGTAGGTCGCTGCGACCGCGGAGTCCAGATGCCGATACAAGACGTATCCCAGTACAAGCAGCTCCTCTCTGTCGAGTCAAAAGAATTAGGCCGAGCGTGCCGGAGGATGGCACAGGCCCACAGCAGTCCTGAGGAAATGCTGCTAGCTGTAACGTGTAGCTTTCAGGTGCTGTGCTGTCTCTGCGAAGCTTGTATGTGTTTGGTTAGAGGCCTCGGAGCCTCAGCCTCGCACCAACAACGAGAGGTGGTGGCAAAGGTCGACGAGGTTGTCATGAACTACATCTGTTTGCTCAAAGCAGCCGAGGCTGCCACCGTGGGAGCGCCAGGGGAGCTCAGCGTGAAAGCCCTGGTCCGCCACTCCAGTACCATGTCGGCCATTGCTAACGCACTCACCCGCTCCCTTAAAACGCTGCTTAGCAAGTAG